In a genomic window of Thalassotalea piscium:
- a CDS encoding amidohydrolase family protein, with amino-acid sequence MKEKSKKIAHSPILDSPRDITVIDGNGGYITPGLIDMHVHMYEKAALTLALSHGVTHVRIMNGTLSQLKWRDQVTNGELIGSNATVSSPILSGYDDAYFHHSVHTAAQASAAVKQYHSQGYDLIKAYGNLNEEALTALIEAGNILNFPIAKHGPHASGDMPVSSLAGFQSFEHVEDIYQGPLNYKFAPVKLFKIAEETRATGVPLTPTLNIYEQLTKLSDEKEQFLETIPTEYTSDIIALEAKHNQVNRWLTASKEMAKHNQKTLTFLKYITNVFHESGITLLVGSDSGVLLSPHGLATHNEMRLMHESGLSAFDVLAAATINPAKALNLDNQIGHILENYNADFILSKINPLHDLSVLESPRAVVKSGVFYPDTVLKQLRDNAIETRSFWEELVTLFEAL; translated from the coding sequence GTGAAGGAAAAATCAAAAAAAATTGCCCATTCGCCGATACTAGACTCGCCAAGAGACATCACAGTCATCGATGGCAATGGTGGGTATATAACGCCGGGCCTTATTGATATGCATGTTCATATGTATGAAAAAGCGGCACTTACCTTAGCACTAAGTCATGGTGTAACTCATGTACGCATTATGAATGGAACTCTTAGCCAATTAAAATGGAGAGATCAGGTAACTAATGGAGAGCTAATCGGCAGTAACGCAACAGTTAGTAGCCCAATTCTTTCAGGCTATGACGATGCATATTTTCACCATTCGGTGCATACTGCGGCACAAGCAAGTGCGGCTGTTAAGCAATATCATTCGCAAGGATATGACTTAATAAAAGCCTATGGAAATTTGAATGAAGAAGCATTAACAGCACTTATTGAAGCTGGCAATATCCTAAATTTTCCCATTGCCAAACATGGTCCACATGCCTCAGGTGATATGCCAGTATCTTCACTCGCAGGGTTCCAATCTTTTGAGCACGTAGAGGATATTTATCAAGGGCCTCTTAACTATAAGTTTGCTCCTGTGAAATTATTCAAAATAGCTGAAGAAACAAGAGCAACTGGAGTTCCGCTCACGCCAACCCTAAATATATATGAGCAACTCACGAAACTTAGTGATGAAAAAGAACAGTTCCTTGAAACTATACCTACTGAATACACATCAGACATCATCGCATTGGAAGCGAAACACAATCAGGTAAATCGTTGGTTAACCGCATCAAAGGAGATGGCGAAACACAATCAGAAAACGTTAACTTTTTTAAAGTATATTACTAATGTTTTTCACGAGTCAGGGATCACGTTACTTGTAGGTTCTGATTCCGGCGTATTGCTGTCACCGCACGGACTCGCAACTCATAATGAAATGCGCTTAATGCATGAGTCAGGCTTGAGTGCTTTTGACGTATTGGCCGCCGCTACGATTAACCCAGCTAAAGCATTGAATTTAGACAATCAAATTGGTCACATATTAGAGAACTATAACGCAGACTTTATTTTGTCCAAAATAAACCCTTTACATGATTTATCTGTGCTTGAATCGCCACGAGCTGTCGTCAAAAGTGGTGTTTTTTATCCCGACACAGTTTTAAAACAGTTAAGAGATAACGCTATAGAAACTCGTAGTTTTTGGGAGGAACTTGTAACCTTATTCGAGGCTCTGTAA
- a CDS encoding helix-turn-helix domain-containing protein produces the protein MESLNFVNLIQAATVSVSLLGGLLLWRKGTFYGVALLLGLTAFATIVNLLEETGITRDIYIISPVFILLFGPAVYLASKHITNEKLEKNDWVHLLPVAPLLLFSSHVSIVIAIGTIWRLVYAYFTAALLIKHKRILDEERSDSDEYSFKWLVWIIVMTALFNLLDLVRLNSQPFISYEMNIIGQGINNSVWLLAVMVITIKLVEQKSLPKPIQTNREQPNKEPLQDSYHSTFEELNNLIITNQWFLKPRLTLTDVSELTGLQTRDISRAINTVAKKSFNEYINEFRIKHICQALDASSNYSLTRLYTDAGFSSKATFNNVFKDYTSMTPSEYKSKYKV, from the coding sequence ATGGAATCACTCAATTTTGTTAACTTAATTCAAGCAGCGACTGTCAGCGTATCTTTATTGGGTGGCCTTTTGTTATGGCGAAAAGGAACTTTCTATGGTGTTGCTCTACTACTTGGATTAACTGCCTTTGCGACCATTGTTAATCTACTAGAAGAAACAGGTATTACTCGTGATATCTATATCATCAGCCCTGTATTTATTTTACTCTTTGGCCCCGCCGTTTATCTAGCCTCGAAACATATCACCAATGAAAAACTCGAAAAAAACGATTGGGTCCATTTATTACCAGTTGCTCCATTATTGCTGTTTAGTTCACACGTTTCTATCGTGATAGCCATTGGAACTATTTGGCGATTAGTCTACGCCTATTTTACGGCTGCATTACTGATAAAGCACAAGCGTATATTAGACGAAGAGCGTTCAGATTCTGACGAATACTCTTTTAAATGGTTAGTTTGGATTATTGTCATGACAGCTCTGTTTAATTTACTAGATTTAGTTAGGCTGAATAGCCAACCTTTTATTTCTTATGAAATGAATATTATTGGCCAAGGAATTAACAATAGCGTTTGGTTGCTTGCTGTCATGGTCATAACAATAAAACTGGTAGAGCAAAAATCACTACCTAAACCAATTCAAACCAATAGAGAGCAACCCAACAAGGAGCCATTGCAGGATAGTTATCATTCGACCTTTGAGGAGTTGAATAATTTAATTATTACCAACCAATGGTTTTTAAAGCCTCGTTTAACACTAACCGATGTGAGCGAGTTAACGGGGTTACAAACAAGAGATATTTCGCGAGCAATTAATACTGTTGCTAAAAAATCATTTAATGAATACATCAATGAGTTTCGGATTAAGCATATTTGCCAAGCACTTGATGCTAGCTCTAACTACTCTCTCACCCGCCTATATACCGATGCAGGCTTTAGCTCTAAGGCCACGTTTAATAATGTCTTTAAAGATTACACGAGCATGACGCCAAGTGAATATAAATCTAAATATAAAGTCTAA
- the nth gene encoding endonuclease III: MNKAKRLEILTRLRDDNPNPTTELNFTTPFELLIAVLLSAQATDVGVNKATAKLYPVANTPQAILDLGLDGLKSYIKTIGLFNTKAVNTMKTCQMLVDLHGGEVPENRAALEALPGVGRKTANVVLNTAFGWPTIAVDTHIYRVSNRTKLAMGKTVDDVEQKLLKVVPKDFKVDVHHWLILHGRYTCVARKPKCGACIIEDLCEFKDKVE; this comes from the coding sequence ATGAATAAAGCAAAGCGATTAGAAATACTAACAAGGCTTAGAGATGACAACCCTAACCCTACCACAGAGTTAAACTTTACGACCCCCTTCGAGCTTTTGATCGCTGTATTACTTTCTGCTCAAGCTACAGATGTAGGCGTTAACAAAGCAACAGCTAAGCTCTACCCTGTTGCCAATACTCCTCAAGCTATTCTTGATTTAGGACTTGATGGTTTAAAAAGCTATATAAAAACCATTGGTTTATTTAATACTAAAGCGGTTAATACCATGAAAACCTGCCAAATGTTGGTTGACTTACATGGTGGTGAAGTACCAGAAAATAGGGCTGCCCTTGAAGCATTACCAGGTGTAGGCAGAAAAACAGCTAACGTCGTACTCAATACCGCCTTTGGCTGGCCAACCATAGCGGTAGACACACATATTTACCGTGTTTCAAACCGCACTAAGTTAGCAATGGGTAAAACCGTTGATGACGTTGAACAAAAGCTACTTAAAGTTGTCCCTAAAGATTTCAAAGTAGACGTGCACCACTGGCTTATTCTACACGGTCGTTACACCTGCGTGGCTCGTAAGCCTAAGTGTGGCGCATGCATTATTGAAGACTTATGTGAGTTTAAAGATAAAGTAGAGTAA
- a CDS encoding electron transport complex subunit E — MSFPAEYKELAWQGLWKNNPGIVQLLGLCPLLAVTSTVVNAFGLGLATMFVLICSNMTVSAIRQWVPKEIRIPIFVLIIAAFVTCVELLMNAYTFGLYESLGIFLPLIVTNCAIIGRAEAYASKNPVKQASFDGLMMGLGFLAVLVILGAIREILGQGTLFDGAELLLGEWASGLRIEVFKLDSQFLLAILPPGAFIAMGFIIAAKNKIDNILLELQPIKEEKNIERVRVNFEN, encoded by the coding sequence ATGAGTTTTCCAGCAGAATATAAAGAATTAGCTTGGCAAGGGCTATGGAAAAACAACCCTGGTATTGTACAACTACTAGGCTTATGTCCATTACTAGCCGTTACTTCAACTGTTGTTAACGCATTCGGTTTAGGCTTAGCCACCATGTTTGTTCTTATCTGCTCAAACATGACTGTTTCAGCAATAAGGCAGTGGGTACCTAAGGAAATACGTATTCCTATATTTGTTTTAATTATTGCAGCTTTTGTTACCTGTGTAGAGCTATTGATGAATGCTTATACGTTCGGCTTATATGAATCACTTGGCATTTTCCTTCCTTTAATTGTTACCAACTGCGCTATTATCGGGCGAGCAGAAGCTTATGCGTCGAAAAATCCAGTTAAACAAGCAAGTTTCGACGGTTTAATGATGGGGTTAGGCTTTTTAGCCGTATTAGTTATCCTAGGAGCTATAAGAGAAATACTCGGTCAGGGTACACTCTTTGATGGTGCAGAGCTGTTATTAGGCGAGTGGGCAAGTGGACTTCGTATTGAAGTATTTAAGTTAGATAGTCAATTTTTACTGGCAATACTACCACCAGGCGCTTTTATCGCGATGGGCTTTATTATTGCAGCTAAAAATAAAATTGATAATATTTTACTCGAGCTACAGCCGATAAAAGAAGAAAAAAATATTGAGCGCGTTCGCGTAAACTTTGAAAATTAA
- the rsxG gene encoding electron transport complex subunit RsxG, with protein sequence MRKAIEKNARLLALFAIACTSVISAVHLVTKDRIKSQEENKLINTLTHIINENSYNNDIYHTCIIINDTRLSPDPEKVYLAKNNNQPVAAAITTTAPDGYNGKIKLIVAINVNGTVTGVRTLKHQETPGLGDKIEIRKNQWINTFKNKKVLNDKDPRWAVRKDGGVFDQFTGATITPRAVVKAVHKTVLYFKSQRHQLFQEVGNCQEQS encoded by the coding sequence ATGCGTAAAGCTATTGAAAAGAATGCCCGACTTCTTGCCTTGTTTGCTATTGCTTGCACCAGTGTGATCAGTGCTGTTCACCTAGTTACGAAAGACAGAATAAAGTCACAAGAAGAAAATAAGTTAATTAACACCTTAACTCATATTATCAATGAGAACTCTTATAATAATGATATTTATCATACCTGTATCATCATTAATGACACTCGGTTAAGTCCTGATCCAGAAAAAGTTTATTTAGCTAAAAACAATAACCAACCAGTTGCTGCAGCTATTACAACTACGGCTCCTGATGGTTATAACGGTAAAATCAAACTCATTGTTGCAATTAACGTTAATGGCACAGTAACGGGGGTTAGAACTCTTAAACATCAAGAAACGCCAGGGTTAGGTGATAAAATAGAAATTAGAAAAAACCAATGGATTAATACTTTTAAGAATAAAAAAGTGCTTAACGATAAAGATCCTCGTTGGGCTGTAAGAAAAGATGGTGGTGTATTTGACCAATTTACTGGTGCCACAATTACGCCTAGAGCAGTAGTAAAAGCGGTTCATAAGACGGTATTATATTTTAAAAGCCAGCGACACCAACTTTTTCAAGAAGTAGGTAATTGTCAGGAGCAATCATGA
- the rsxD gene encoding electron transport complex subunit RsxD, whose product MAFWIASSPHNHVQSKTSALMRLVIYATIPGILAQWYFFGWGNIIHITLAIATAITAEFIVLSLRKKPIRLELFDGSAILTAVLLGVSLPALAPWWITVIGLLFAIVVVKQLYGGLGHNPFNPAMAAYVMLLISFPVQMTSWQPPSSLMSINLDFVNTLTVIFTDYSREGYSVAQLRMHIDGVTMATPLDTVKTNITLGMTVTESLQNKIFSQGLGIGWVWINIAFLIGGIFLLFKKAIAYPAPLSFLTTIFIFSLVAFLISPDSNPSTLFYWFSGATMLGAFFILTDPVTCATSVKGRIVYGCLAGVLVCVIRKFGGYPDGVAFAVLLCNMAAPLIDQYTRPRTYGH is encoded by the coding sequence ATGGCATTTTGGATCGCAAGTTCACCCCATAATCATGTGCAAAGTAAAACATCAGCACTTATGCGCTTAGTGATATATGCCACAATACCTGGCATTTTAGCGCAGTGGTATTTTTTTGGTTGGGGTAATATTATCCATATTACCCTAGCTATAGCGACAGCTATAACGGCTGAGTTTATCGTTTTATCGTTACGTAAAAAGCCAATACGACTCGAGTTATTTGATGGTAGTGCTATATTAACTGCTGTTTTGCTAGGGGTAAGTTTACCGGCATTGGCACCGTGGTGGATCACAGTAATAGGACTATTATTTGCCATTGTTGTTGTGAAGCAATTATATGGTGGTTTAGGGCACAACCCATTTAATCCAGCTATGGCTGCATATGTTATGCTGCTGATTTCGTTTCCTGTTCAAATGACATCTTGGCAACCGCCCTCATCATTAATGTCAATTAATTTAGACTTTGTTAATACCCTAACGGTTATTTTTACTGATTACTCTCGTGAGGGGTACTCAGTCGCACAATTACGTATGCATATAGATGGTGTAACTATGGCGACACCATTAGATACAGTTAAAACAAACATCACCTTAGGTATGACGGTAACTGAAAGCTTACAAAACAAAATATTTTCTCAAGGGCTGGGGATTGGCTGGGTTTGGATAAACATTGCGTTTTTAATTGGCGGGATATTTTTACTCTTTAAAAAAGCAATCGCATACCCTGCCCCATTAAGCTTTTTAACCACTATCTTTATCTTTAGTCTGGTTGCATTTCTTATCAGCCCCGATAGCAATCCTTCAACACTCTTTTACTGGTTTAGTGGCGCAACCATGCTAGGTGCATTCTTTATATTAACTGACCCTGTTACGTGCGCAACATCAGTAAAGGGGAGGATTGTATACGGTTGTTTAGCTGGCGTACTTGTATGTGTAATTCGAAAGTTTGGTGGCTATCCAGATGGTGTAGCCTTCGCCGTATTACTATGTAACATGGCAGCACCACTTATTGATCAATACACTCGCCCACGAACTTATGGACACTAA